One segment of Chelmon rostratus isolate fCheRos1 chromosome 17, fCheRos1.pri, whole genome shotgun sequence DNA contains the following:
- the si:dkey-282h22.5 gene encoding uncharacterized protein si:dkey-282h22.5, with the protein MRMRAVLALLCMTLTCGAQKWKQETSRLDPKAEHTSGKTCSNLTQVLDNWKFAIVTQVKDLLVNDHASVLPEYNRIQPLSDALGDLYRQFNSLKDELVVLTSKFDHLEGFVDDLKEGRFTVPQRPVQRAPPSVGLRSPLRAQMRAPVRGIIRGPTLLRARRRGPQRV; encoded by the exons atgaggatgagggcGGTTCTGGCCCTGCTCTGCATGACCTTAACATGTGGAGCTCAGAAGTGGAAACAGGAAACCTCACGATTGGACCCTAAAG cagaaCACACCAGTGGCAAGACTTGTTCCAACCTGACCCAGGTGCTGGACAACTGGAAATTTGCCATTGTAACCCAAGTGAAAGACCTGCTGGTCAATGACCACGCCTCTGTCCTACCTGAGTACAACAG GATCCAGCCCCTGTCAGATGCCCTGGGAGACCTCTACAGGCAGTTTAACTCCCTAAAAGATGAGCTGGTGGTGCTCACCTCAAAGTTTGACCATTTGGAGGGTTTTGTGGACGACCTCAAGGAAGGCAGATTCACTGTGCCTCAGCGGCCGGTGCAGAGGGCCCCCCCCAGCGTTGGTCTGAGGTCTCCACTGCGAGCACAGATGAGAGCTCCTGTCAGGGGCATTATCAGGGGGCCAACACTGCtcagagcgaggaggagagggccACAGAGAGTTTAG
- the LOC121621452 gene encoding tetraspanin-10 codes for MRRYLGITRISLPWSRRVTTQNESSPLLPKAGSEKENGEELSHVTAEFHQAGPNSGRDNNNPVFSRVRPHYRYSFMDYFLKYFLFLCNLMFTVLGLVVLGLGMWGLISKESFAQERIGSIGTDPMLILVAMGFVLTMLCLSGCVGALRENCSLLKLFSAAVLVLIIAQVLVAILAYSLQDQIGGYLRSGMLAAMVRYQDDLDLRFITDEIQSNLQCCGADDYRDWEINIYYNCSAPGVLACGVPATCCVDPLENGTVWNSQCGLGAQLLDEFTAQSVIFLGGCLGGISRWIEQHQGLIGTVGIVVLGVQILTLFITTRLLESIQWHKVYI; via the exons ATGAGGAGGTATTTGGGGATAACGAGGATTTCTTTGCCGTGGTCGAGGAGGGTCACCACGCAGAATGAGTCCAGTCCACTTCTACCAAAG GCAGGCTCTGAAAAAGAGAATGGTGAGGAGCTCAGCCACGTCACTGCTGAATTTCACCAAGCAGGGCCAAACAGTGGACGGGACAACAACAACCCTGTGTTCTCAAGGGTCCGACCCCACTACAGATACTCTTTCATGGACTATTTCCTAAAATACTTCCTGTTCCTATGCAATCTGATGTTCACAGTTCTGGGTCTCGTGGTTCTGGGTCTGGGGATGTGGGGTCTCATCAGCAAAGAGTCGTTTGCTCAGGAGAGGATCGGCAGCATCGGCACCGATCCGATGCTGATACTTGTGGCTATGGGCTTTGTGCTGACTATGCTCTGCCTGTCGGGCTGTGTGGGCGCCCTGAGAGAGAACTGCTCCTTACTGAAGCTGTTCTCTGCTGCGGTGCTGGTGCTCATCATAGCCCAGGTGCTGGTCGCCATCTTGGCCTACAGTCTACAAGATCAGATCGGAGGCTACTTGCGGTCAGGGATGCTAGCTGCCATGGTGCGTTACCAGGATGATCTGGATCTGAGGTTCATCACGGACGAGATTCAGTCAAATCTGCAGTGCTGTGGGGCAGATGACTACCGTGACTGGGAGATCAACAT ATATTACAACTGCTCGGCTCCCGGGGTGCTGGCCTGCGGGGTCCCTGCCACATGCTGTGTGGACCCTTTGGAGAACGGCACAGTGTGGAACTCTCAGTGTGGTTTAGGAGCCCAGCTGCTGGATGAGTTTACTGCTCAGAGCGTCATCTTCCTGGGCGGCTGTCTTGGGGGGATCTCTCGCTGGATCGAGCAGCACCAGGGCCTGATAGGGACAGTTGGAATTGTTGTACTGGGGGTCCAGATCCTGACTCTGTTTATCACGACACGACTGCTAGAAAGCATCCAGTGGCATAAGGTTTACATATAA
- the ccdc137 gene encoding coiled-coil domain-containing protein 137: MGKNKKNKTNESGKHAEKTGKRQSDKKLKRDGKPKKAKPDHLKDIPFRLREIMKSKERMKTGTLKAKKLKEAISHKGKPEDSYSGDIPVPHFRRRKEESEKAYLRRMDNETKHVFFLTKNQVDRKPELDADKQERPADKGKSEKKKEYDKVRLQRLQQKKLDRQEAKMEKEMFVDNVPFGEVTMAPPSLSAKPKKAPVKSQGTKKLLLNSLLGHTVASATKPSMARQRIMEEERERAVEAYRHLKKRKQEQNEARTASMEKLKNLQ; the protein is encoded by the exons ATGGggaagaacaagaagaacaaaactaACGAGTCAGGAAAACACGCGGAAAAGACCGGAAAACGTCAAAG TGATAAGAAGCTCAAACGAGATGGTAAACCCAAAAAAGCCAAACCAGACCACCTCAAAGACATCCCTTTTAGGCTCCGAGAGATAATGAAGAGCAAGGAGAGGATGAAAACGGGAACTTTGAAGGCCAAAAAGCTGAAAGAGG ccATTTCCCATAAAGGTAAACCAGAGGATTCCTACAGTGGAGACATACCTGTGCCACAtttcaggaggaggaaggaggagagcgAGAAAGCATACCTGCGGCGTATGGATAATGAGACAAAACACGTCTTCTTCCTCACCAAGAACCAAGTGGACAGAAAGCCGGAGCTGGATGCAGACAAACAAGAGAGGCCTGCAGACAAGGGCAAGtctgagaagaagaagga GTACGATAAAGTCAGGTTACAGCGACTACAGCAGAAGAAATTGGACAGACAGGAGGCcaagatggaaaaagaaatgtttgttg ataATGTTCCCTTTGGTGAAGTTACAATGGCCCCGCCGTCTTTGAGTGCCAAACCCAAGAAAGCGCCAGTCAAATCTCAG GGAACCAAGAAGCTGCTCCTCAATTCTCTCCTGGGCCACACCGTAGCCTCTGCAACCAAGCCGTCCATGGCCCGACAGAGAAttatggaggaggagagggagcgagcaGTGGAGGCCTACCGGCATCTTAAAAAACGGAAACAGGAGCAGAACGAGGCCAGGACTGCCAGTATGGAAAAACTGAAGAACCTTCAGTGA
- the LOC121621290 gene encoding G-protein coupled receptor family C group 5 member C-like, which yields MASAPKGCGPSISSIYYNLCDLTTVWGVVVEAVAAAGVVTSFVLFIILMASLPFVTDKKRKGMVALQAGILIFTLGLFGLTFAFIVGRYTTSCAARRFLFGVLFSGCLACLVMHGLWLALLQRRGRGPRSWMLCLGALGLWLVEVIINTEWLVITVVRSPPSGVIAPDLSCSIANKDFVMSLIYVMVLLLAVLLMSVPSLTHKHKQWRRDGALILVTGLFTLAIWVVWIVMYIHGNGVIGNPSWDDPTLAVALVSNAWVFLSFYTIPEICLLTQENPDQEQPHDGDNVYPARSLVYDNILKEQEPPQHNVYMENKAFSMDEPPTVPTKPMSPYAAYNGQLRSCVYQPTEIALIAKGLTKMEQDMMIPRARAPSLNSGSGSSLPRSTESLPS from the exons ATGGCCAGTGCTCCAAAAGGATGTGGTCCCAGTATCAGCTCCATATATTACAACCTGTGTGACCTGACTACAGTGTGGGGGGTCGTGGTGGAGGCcgtggctgctgctggtgtggtGACTTCCTTTGTACTGTTCATCATCCTCATGGCCTCATTGCCCTTTGTGACAGACAAGAAGAGGAAGGGTATGGTGGCCCTGCAGGCTGGCATTCTAATCTTTACTCTGGGACTCTTTGGACTCACTTTTGCCTTCATCGTGGGTCGCTACACCACCAGCTGTGCTGCACGGAGGTTCCTCTTTGGAGTATTGTTCTCAGGCTGTCTAGCCTGCCTGGTGATGCATGGGTTGTGGCTCGCCCTGCTTCAGCGGCGTGGTCGGGGGCCCAGGAGCTGGATGTTATGCCTGGGAGCTCTGGGTCTGTGGTTGGTTGAGGTGATCATCAACACTGAGTGGCTTGTCATCACCGTGGTCAGGAGCCCGCCTAGTGGCGTCATTGCCCCCGACCTGTCCTGCAGCATTGCAAACAAGGACTTTGTGATGTCTCTGATCTACGTGATGGTTCTGCTTCTGGCTGTACTCCTGATGTCTGTTCCCTCactgacacacaagcacaagcaatGGCGCCGAGATGGAGCTCTAATCCTGGTCACAGGGCTCTTCACCTTGGCGATCTGGGTAGTTTGGATTGTCATGTACATCCATGGGAACGGAGTGATCGGGAATCCCAGCTGGGACGATCCTACTTTGGCTGTAGCTTTGGTGTCAAACGCATGggtcttcctttccttctaCACCATCCCAGAAATCTGCTTGCTGACCCAGGAGAACCCAGACCAGGAGCAGCCACATGATGGAGATAATGTTTATCCCGCCAGGAGCCTGGTTTATGACAACATCCTCAAGGAGCAGGAGCCACCCCAACACAACGTGTACATGGAGAATAAAGCCTTCTCTATGGATGAGCCTCCAACAG TACCAACAAAGCCCATGTCTCCATATGCTGCTTATAATGGTCAGCTACGAAGTTGTGTGTACCAGCCCACTGAAATAGCCCTGATTGCCAAGGGTCTGACAAAG ATGGAACAAGACATGATGATCCCAAGAGCCAGAGCCCCATCTTTGAATTCAGGAAGTGGCAGCTCCCTGCCTCGTTCAACCGAGTCCTTACCCTCCTAA
- the btbd17b gene encoding BTB/POZ domain-containing protein 17, whose translation MVRSFEQGIPAWVYVGTLLLLIHSVTVRGAPMKQEVALDNGATVLNHSMSLVQRMEALLAMGNSSDVTLRVQTINTDEVKVIQAHSLVLTMQSDVFEELLLSRNNSAVVLRETPDCAAVFDKFVRYLYCGDISVRLDQAISLHKLASKYHVWGLQQGLTQYMTQHLSSDSPTGHVVGWYNYALQTGDMALRDSCLQYLSWNLSSVLQSGEWGSISEDLLLSLLQRSDLILQSELELYEALEAWISQNQPVSTTVESALKAVRYGMIPPQHLFRLQKQSPLMLKYYESIRDLLYLAFQFHSASPIQLAKYFDVNCSIFTPRNYLSSSWGSPWVINNPTRDDRSFSFQTQLGPSGHDSSKRVTWNALFSPRWLPLSARSTYTELGAMQPTRTDGGRPRIIVTPATSSPDFAGVSFQKTVIVMAKQQGKVVVRHVYNFHQSTEEAGDFLLDADLQRRASEYLIDSSLYLHIVIKPLYHTLLVARK comes from the exons ATGGTACGCTCATTTGAACAAGGGATCCCTGCCTGGGTCTATGTGGGCACCCTGCTCCTATTAATCCACTCTGTCACAGTTAGAGGAG CTCCCATGAAGCAGGAGGTAGCATTAGACAACGGGGCCACGGTGCTGAATCACTCCATGAGCTTGGTGCAGCGTATGGAGGCCCTGCTGGCCATGGGGaacagcagtgatgtcactctCCGGGTGCAAACCATCAACACGGATGAGGTGAAGGTGATCCAGGCCCACAGCCTGGTTCTCACAATGCAGAGTGACGTGTTTGAGGAACTGCTGCTCAGCCGCAATAACAGCGCTGTGGTTTTGAGGGAGACGCCCGACTGTGCAGCTGTCTTTGACAAGTTTGTCAG GTATCTGTACTGTGGTGACATCTCAGTGCGGCTAGATCAGGCCATTTCCCTGCACAAGCTGGCCAGCAAGTACCATGTGTGGGGCTTGCAACAGGGTCTGACCCAATATATGACCCAACATCTGTCTAGTGATTCGCCCACAGGCCACGTGGTTGGCTGGTATAATTATGCGCTACAAACTGGGGACATGGCCCTGAGGGACAGCTGCCTGCAGTACCTGTCCTGGAACCtatcttctgtgctgcagagcgGAGAATGGGGCTCCATCAGTGAAGACCTGCTCCTCTCCTTGCTCCAGCGCTCTGACCTCATTCTGCAAAGTGAGCTCGAGCTCTACGAGGCCCTGGAGGCCTGGATTAGCCAGAACCAGCCTGTCAGTACAACAGTGGAAAGTGCCCTAAAGGCTGTTCGATATGGCATGATCCCCCCTCAGCACCTCTTCCGTCTTCAGAAGCAATCCCCCCTTATGCTGAAGTATTACGAGTCCATCCGTGATCTACTCTACCTGGCTTTCCAATTTCACTCCGCCTCACCAATCCAGCTGGCCAAGTACTTTGATGTCAACTGCAGTATTTTCACTCCTCGTAACTACCTGTCCTCCTCCTGGGGTTCCCCTTGGGTCATCAATAACCCCACCCGTGATGACCGCAGTTTCAGCTTCCAGACCCAGCTCGGGCCCAGCGGCCATGACTCCAGTAAAAGAGTAACTTGGAACGCCCTGTTCTCCCCTCGCTGGCTGCCTCTCAGTGCCAGGTCAACTTATACTGAGCTGGGCGCCATGCAGCCTACACGCACAGACGGAGGTCGACCTCGCATCATTGTTACACCAGCCACTTCCAGCCCAGACTTTGCTGGTGTGAGTTTCCAGAAGACCGTGATTGTGATGGCAAAACAACAAGGAAAAGTGGTGGTTCGCCATGTCTACAACTTCCACCAAAGCACGGAGGAGGCTGGGGATTTCCTGCTGGATGCTGACCTGCAGCGCCGTGCATCAGAGTACCTAATTGACAGCTCCCTCTATCTGCACATTGTAATAAAACCCCTCTATCATACCCTCCTTGTTGCCAGGAAGTAA